In Oryzias melastigma strain HK-1 linkage group LG16, ASM292280v2, whole genome shotgun sequence, a single genomic region encodes these proteins:
- the LOC112143997 gene encoding E3 ubiquitin-protein ligase NHLRC1 — MDKSPGLPGCSYLNPERTLGEIQINLLECKVCFEPFNSQQRGRRPQNLSCGHVLCLECITALSHPLLGKLECPFCRQLCSVDSTSPCQALNDLQELVLSRRPSSPDHPRRTSGLTGAALQLQTSFGGWGTLVNPTGIAALGSSGTLVIVHDGEKRVVVFSLLGRKLHSFGKKGKAVGEICYPMDVAVTPAGYIVVTDPGDRAVKVFTSRGNHLITIKDSLQLPWGVDTHISGHLLVSDAQAGILFRMKVDYTQRVIVESQKAISDLQCPRAVACCRVTGNTAVMEHPTDITHPTECRPYRRLRVFTKDFHLLYQTDSFSLTLQSTVQLNMSAVIFDGDRDVIVTDADQGLIWSLGKLKNGPVLAPLVGNHLIRPVGLVLLNDMLITLDGGDHTVKIFSNKLD, encoded by the coding sequence ATGGACAAGAGTCCTGGTCTGCCAGGATGCAGCTACCTGAATCCTGAGAGGACGCTCGGAGAGATCCAGATCAACTTGCTGGAGTGCAAAGTCTGCTTTGAGCCGTTTAATTCTCAACAGAGAGGAAGAAGACCGCAAAACCTTTCCTGTGGCCATGTTCTCTGTCTGGAATGCATCACGGCTTTGTCCCACCCTCTTCTGGGGAAGCTGGAGTGCCCATTCTGTCGACAGCTGTGCAGTGTTGACAGCACGTCTCCATGCCAGGCTCTTAATGACTTGCAAGAGCTTGTATTGTCACGGAGGCCTTCTTCCCCCGATCATCCTCGCAGAACCTCTGGTCTGACTGGCGCAGCTCTACAGCTGCAAACTTCTTTCGGTGGATGGGGGACTCTGGTCAACCCCACTGGAATTGCTGCTTTGGGGTCTTCAGGGACATTAGTTATTGTTCACGATGGAGAGAAAAGGGTAGTGGTTTTCAGCTTACTTGGAAGGAAGCTACACAGTtttgggaaaaaaggaaaagctgtgGGAGAAATCTGTTACCCAATGGATGTGGCGGTGACTCCAGCCGGCTACATTGTGGTGACGGATCCAGGGGACAGAGCTGTCAAGGTTTTCACCTCCAGGGGGAATCACCTAATAACAATCAAGGACTCCCTCCAGTTGCCCTGGGGTGTAGACACACACATCTCTGGGCACCTCCTGGTCTCAGACGCCCAGGCTGGGATACTATTCAGGATGAAAGTGGACTACACTCAACGTGTCATTGTGGAGAGTCAAAAAGCCATCTCAGATCTTCAGTGTCCCAGAGCGGTGGCGTGCTGTCGGGTGACTGGAAACACAGCGGTGATGGAGCACCCAACCGACATCACACATCCCACAGAGTGCCGCCCATACAGACGGCTGAGAGTATTCACAAAGGACTTCCACCTCCTCTACCAGACCGACAGTTTCAGCCTGACTCTGCAGTCAACAGTACAGCTGAACATGTCAGCTGTGATCTTTGATGGAGATAGAGATGTAATAGTGACAGATGCAGATCAGGggttgatttggagtttagggaAGCTCAAAAATGGCCCAGTCCTAGCTCCTCTTGTGGGGAATCATCTCATCAGACCTGTTGGCTTGGTGTTACTAAATGACATGCTCATCACCCTGGATGGTGGTGACCACACTGTGAAGATTTTCTCTAATAAACTTGactaa